The Salinirubrum litoreum genome segment CCGGTTCGACCGGCGAACACCGCCGAGCGTTCCGGACTCGGTTCGATCCGCATCCGGAGGACCGCACGTCCGAACAACCCCGTGACACGGCCGAGTGCGCGTGTCCGACGGACACGGGCCAGCCAGACTGGGAGTCGGTGGACCGTGTGCGCGGTGCCGAGTGCGACGGCCGGCACCGCCGGGAGTGCCGCGAGTCGGAGTGCGGGCACGAGAAGCGAGCAGAACAGCGCGACCGGGAAGCCGAGCAGCCCCGCGAGCAGACCGGCACCGAAGCCGGCCCGGACGACCGTCTCGGCGTCGAGTGAGGGGACCCCGTGTGGCGTGACGCTCACGCCGAGAAAGGAGAGCGCACGGCGGAGGTCCCCACTCGGTGCCGGGAGCGTGTCCGGCGGGACGAGCGAAGCCGGACAACAGGCCGACAGCGCGACCGCGAGGCGGACCAGCCGGGTGGTTCGCTCGGATCGGTCGGTCGTCGCGGTGGACGAGAGTCGGTCGCTCACCGTCAGCGCCTCCGGCGGTCGCGGTACGCCGCGACCACGTCTGCCGGGCGGGTCCGGTCGGTCTCGGCGAGGTCTGCGAGTAGCGCCTCCCGGTCGGAGAGCAGGTCGAGCAGGTCGGCGTACGACTCCTCGGGTCGCGTGAGGCCGGCGACGAGTCGGCTGTTACCGCGTTCGATTCGTCCGGTCGCCGCGAGTCCGATCGGTGGGTTGTCGCTCGCGTCTCCCGACGCAGTTCCCGATCCAGTGCGGGTGAACAGCGGGTCGAACCCCACGCCGTCGTCGGTTCGTTGGACCTCCTCGATACTGGCGACGTGCCGGCCCGGCGTCGACGCGCCGGCCGCGTCCCTGCCACCGGACGCGCCGTCGCCGACCGAGCAGGTGACGAGCAGGTCGGTCTCGGCGAAGGAGGATTCGGGGACGCCCAGGTCGGCGACGACACGCTCCTTCACCGACTCGCCGCCCTCGCCGTGGATGGTTCCGAGGACCGTGCTCCCGCCGGCCCCGACGCGCATCGCCTCGTACAACACGCTCGCCTCCTCGCCGCGAACCTCGCCGACGACCAGTGCGCCCTCGCCGAGTCGGAGTGCGGTCCGGAGGGCGTCGGTCGGCGAGACGCTCGGCCCGTCGTCGGTCGTCGTCCGGAGTGCCTGCACGTCTCTGTCCTCGCGCTGGAGCGCGGCCACCGGGAGTTCCGGCGTGTCCTCGACGACCACCGTCCGGGTGACGGCCGGCAGTTCCCACAGCAGCGCACCGAGCGTCGTCGTCTTCCCGGCCCCGCGTGTGCCGGCGATCAACCCGGAGACAGCACGCTCGACGGCGACCGAGAGCAGCGCGGCGGCGTCGGCTGGGAGCGTTCCGGAGGCGATCAGTCCCGGCAGTGTCCACGCCTCGCGGTCGTGTGCCCGGAAGGCGAACGCCGGGCCGTCGCTCGCGGGGTCGGTGACGCCGGCGACGCGAACTCGGTCGCGGGCGTCGGTCTCGGGCGTCACGGTCGCGTCCAGCGTCGGCTCTGCGCGGGAGAACGCCCGGCCGCTGGTTCGCCGGAACCGCGAGGCGAGCGACTCGGCACCGCTCTGCGTGAGACCGACGTTGGTGGCCATCGGTTCGTCGTCCACGACGACGCGGAGTGTCCCTTCGGTCACGGGTGCAGTGGCGTACACGTCCGAGACGCGCGGGTCGGCGAACAGCGGTTCGAGGACGCCGAGTCCCCGCGTGTGCCGGCGGAGGACGGCGGTGATCCGACTCGGTGGGACGTCGATACCGGGTTCGTCTCGATCCACGACTGCTCGCACTGCCCGTCCCGGCGCACGGTCGCCGCCGGAGACTTCGCCTGCCGCGAGGACGCGGTAGGCGGCGCCCAGCGTGGCTGTCGCAGCGGGAGGGAACTCGAACCAGTCGGGCGAGAGGTGGTAGCGTCGGGTGGCACGCGGTGTGTCGTAGACTCTGGCGACCCCGCCGGTCGGCAGGTCGGTCACGTCTGCGAGTTCGGCGTCGGTCGGCGGGTCGCGTCGCACCCACGAGCCAGCGACCGTCGGGGAGAGTCGAGGGCCGAAGCCGTCACTCTCGTCCGGTGGGTCGAGTCGCCGGACACACTCCGTGAGTCCGGTCTCGGCTGCGGTGCGGGCGACCGGGCCGGCGCGGCCGGTCGCTCGGTGGGCGGCCCGACGCGGGTGCCGGTGTGCGAGACACGCGAGTTCGGCGTCGTGCGTGCGGACGTGCTCAGCGAACCGCCCGGCGGCGAGGAGCAGTGTCGCCGACTCGCCGACGTACCGGCGGTCGAGTCCGTCTGCTCGGACTCTGACGCTCTCGGCGTCGCGTCCGGTGAGCGCGGAGACGACCGTCGCCCGGCAGTCCGGTGTCGTCAGATCGCCGCGGAGCGGGCAGTGCTCGGCGTCGAGAACGAGTGTGACGCCCGCGCCGGGGGTGGTGCCCGCGCCGGTGTCGAGGGCGGCGTCACTGCCGGGTGCTGTCTCGAAGGTCGGGACACAGCCACAGTCGCCGGTGGGTGGCCCGGTGGCGTCGTCGGCTCCCACGTCGAACGGGAGGTGTCGGTCGAGGCTGTCGCGGAGTGGCACGCCGTCGGTGGTCGCGCGCCGGTATTTCAACCTCTGGGTGCCGACCCGAGGTCGGTCGCGCTCGTTCGTTCCGGTCTCTCAGCCGACGCGTTCGACGTGGACCCCGACGCCGGCGTCGTCGGCGAGGAGTCGGCACCTGAGTCGGTGGCGGCCGGGACTCCGAAAGACGAGTGGGTCGCGGTCGGCGGTGCGGAGGTCGACCGGGACGGTGATCGTCCGTGGCTGGCCGCCGTCGAGTCGGTAGGCGAGTCGATCCGGAGTCGATCCGGTCCCGGGTCGGGAGTCGCTGTCGGGGACGCCACCGACTGCGAGGTACGCCACCGGTGCGGCAGTCAGGTCCGGGGTCGGAATCCGGAGCGTGACGAGGCGGCGTGCGCCGGGGCTGTCGGCCGGGAGCGCGTCGTCGGTCGCCGCGAGGTCGGTGAGCGTCGCCCGAAGTCGAGTGAGTTCGGCGTCGGCGAGTCTCGCCGAGTGGTCACTGCTCGCGTTCTCGACGGCGGGGAGTGCGACACCCAGCAGGCTGACCGCGAGACAGACAGCGAGAACCGCCCGGATCACAGCAGGTCGCGGACCCGGTCGGCGAAGTCGCTGCCGTCGCCTGCGTCCGGTGGCGTCTCTGTCGTCTCGTCGGCCGGGAGTTCGTCTGCTGTCCGGTCGATCCCGTCTTCGGACGAGTCGCCCGCATCGGGGAGATCGAGATCGACCGCCCCGGCGTCGTCGGCGTCGTCGAGTCGGTCGACGGCGGCGAGCGCCGCGTCGGCCCGGCGTTCGACCTCGCGGTTCACCGCCCGAACCGCGCCGACGTAGCCCCGGAGCGACTGGATCGCGGCGTCGAGTTCGTCCAGTCTGGTCTCGATCTCGCTGGTGCGAGCTTCGAGGTCGTCGAGTCGGCCGTCCATCGTCGCGCTGTCGGCCAGCGTGTGGACGTCGGTCTCGCCGTCGGTGACGGCACGTTCGAGCGCGGTGAGCCGTGCGTCGAGTGCTGGCCGTCGGTCGCCGGATCTCGTGTCAGGATAGTTCTCTTTCTCCCCCGATTCGGGGATCGACTGGGTCGCGTCGGCGTCACTGGCGGAGACGGTGAAATCGGACACGAGCGAGCTTGGTACCGGTTTCGGTCAAAAACGTTCGTGGGGAACGTTAAAGTCGGGCGGGGGAGTGGTTTCGTGTATGAAGACCGTCCTGATCGGTGTCGGACAGGCGGGCGGCAAGCTCGCCACGGCACTCGCGGAGTTCGACGCGCGGATGGAGTTCGGTGCGGTCTCCGAAGCCATCGCCGTCAACACCGCGAAAGCGGACCTCCAGCCCCTCCCCCTCGACACGGTGTTGATCGGACAGGATCGCGTCAACGGCCACGGCGTCGGCGGCGACAACGAACTCGGTGCGGAAGTGATGCAGGCCGACGCGCTCGAAGTGATGGACGCCCTCGACGGCCGCATCTCCTCGAAGGCGGAGGCCATCTGGGTCGTCGCCGGACTCGGCGGCGGCACGGGATCGGGCGGCGCACCCGCGCTGGCGAGGGAACTCCAGCGCGTCTACGACGTGCCCATCTACGGCCTCGGCATCCTCCCCGGCAGAGACGAGGGAGCGATCTACCAGGCCAACGCCGGGCGCTCGCTGAAGACGTTCGCCCGCGAGGCCGACTCGGTCCTGCTGGTGGACAACGACGCCTTCCGGTCGTCGGGTGAGAGTGTCGAAGAAGGGTTCGACGCGATCAACGAGGCCATCGCCCGCCGGATCGGCCTGCTGCTCGCCTCCGGCGAGGCAGTCGAAGGGGTCGGCGAGAGCGTCGTGGACACGAGCGAGGTGATCAACACCCTGCGATCGGGTGGTATCGCCTCCCTGGGCTACGCCAGTGCAGAGTCCTCAGAGTCGGCCGAGGAGAACATCAACACGGTGATGTCCACGAGTCGGCGCGCGGTGTTGTCGGGTGCGAGCCTCCCGAACGCGACCGACGCCGACAGCGCGCTGCTGGTCGTCGCCGGCCAGCCGGATCGCATCCCGCGAAAGGGAGTCGAGAAGTCCCGACGCTGGCTCGAAGACGAGACGAACAGCATGGAGGTTCGCGGCGGCGACTTCCCGCTCGGTAGCGAGCGACTGGCGTCGCTGGTCCTGCTCGCGGGCGTCGAGGGGACCCAGCGACTGGCGGAGTTCATGGAACGCGCTCGGCAGGCGGTGCGGGACGCCGAGGAACCGGACGAGGACCCGGCCGACGCCTTCGCCAACGATCAGCTCGAAGACCTGATGTGAACTGGCCGGTCGCTCCGGGTGTGACTCCGTCCGGATAGTCGGGGTGCCACGTGCCGACCACACGACGACTCTGTCGCCACACGGCGACGCGACGACGGGCCGGAGTCCGACCGGACGCGATCTGCTGGCGACCCGACCGAGCAGTGTCCGAGCGACAGCGAGGGCCTGCTCGCAGGCCGCGTCGCCAGCAGTCGGGGAGGCGGGGGGACGCTACTGCGACCGCCGGACTCCCCACCGAGACGCCGCGACGCCCGGTGGTCACCAGTGACGACACACCGACCGCTCGCCGGTGACGACACACCGACCGCTCGCCGGTGACGACACGACGGGACGCGGATTCGAACGAGACCGACCGCGATCGGGGGCTCTGACCTCGTCGTCGGCAGTCGCTCACCGCTCGATGTCGGCAATCGGCCTGTCTCCGTTCGCTCCAGCCGATCCACTCGAGTCCACACGAACGACCGAGTCACGGACGGAGTCGTCTCACCGCTTCAGCGCCCGGAGTACGTTCCAGCGGTGTGCCCACAGTTGGTACGCGGTCGAGCCAGCAAAGAGCGCGAGGAAGCCCGACCCCCACAGCAGGGGGTCGACCGCCTCGATCAGCGGCACCGACGCCTCGCTGGCGACGATCGTCAGGAGGCCGAGGATGCCGAGCGAGCGGTAGTACTCGGCCCACGTGATGCCGTGTTTCGTGACCACCTCCATGTAGAGGTCGACGTGGCGGGCGCGATCGAGGAGTTCGACCTCCTTCAGGTCGCGGTCGTACTCGACGATGCCGAGGTCGTGGAGGCGCGGGAGGTGGGTTTGGTGGAGGGAGATGTACACCGATTCGCGCACGTCGCGGGGTGCGGGGTCCTCGCCGGTCTCTGCGGAGGCGACGAGTTCAGAGAGGTCACGCACGCTGATCCGAGAGGGGGAGGAGCCGAGATACCGGAGCGCCTCACGGCGGCGGGGGTTCGACAGGATCTGGTGGATCTCGTACTCCGGCAGGCGCTGGGATCTGAATAGCATCGTGTGACTCTCCGTCGCGGGTGGGCGACAGTATCGTGTGACGCGGCTGACGGTATTAGGTATGGACCGGGTGTCTGTGTGTTTCGGACGGTACGGGGTGCTTACCGGCTCTGAAACGGGGGTTCGTGGTGACTGGCGTTCGTGAGGCGCGTGCCTCTCGGCGATGCTCACCCACTGCCGAGGTGGTCGGTCTGCGCGCGGTTCGTCGCCGCGAACTGGACTCGACCGCGACAGCACAGCACCGCGACTTCGACCGCACGGCAGGTCGGACCTCGGTCCTTCCCCGCCTCGGGCAAAACGAGAGGCACGTTCTCGCTCGCTCTCGTTCGCAGGTCGTCGGCGTTTCCACCGACTGCT includes the following:
- a CDS encoding DUF7310 family coiled-coil domain-containing protein, with translation MSDFTVSASDADATQSIPESGEKENYPDTRSGDRRPALDARLTALERAVTDGETDVHTLADSATMDGRLDDLEARTSEIETRLDELDAAIQSLRGYVGAVRAVNREVERRADAALAAVDRLDDADDAGAVDLDLPDAGDSSEDGIDRTADELPADETTETPPDAGDGSDFADRVRDLL
- a CDS encoding tubulin/FtsZ family protein — translated: MKTVLIGVGQAGGKLATALAEFDARMEFGAVSEAIAVNTAKADLQPLPLDTVLIGQDRVNGHGVGGDNELGAEVMQADALEVMDALDGRISSKAEAIWVVAGLGGGTGSGGAPALARELQRVYDVPIYGLGILPGRDEGAIYQANAGRSLKTFAREADSVLLVDNDAFRSSGESVEEGFDAINEAIARRIGLLLASGEAVEGVGESVVDTSEVINTLRSGGIASLGYASAESSESAEENINTVMSTSRRAVLSGASLPNATDADSALLVVAGQPDRIPRKGVEKSRRWLEDETNSMEVRGGDFPLGSERLASLVLLAGVEGTQRLAEFMERARQAVRDAEEPDEDPADAFANDQLEDLM
- a CDS encoding DUF7311 family protein, translating into MIRAVLAVCLAVSLLGVALPAVENASSDHSARLADAELTRLRATLTDLAATDDALPADSPGARRLVTLRIPTPDLTAAPVAYLAVGGVPDSDSRPGTGSTPDRLAYRLDGGQPRTITVPVDLRTADRDPLVFRSPGRHRLRCRLLADDAGVGVHVERVG
- a CDS encoding DUF7344 domain-containing protein, which produces MLFRSQRLPEYEIHQILSNPRRREALRYLGSSPSRISVRDLSELVASAETGEDPAPRDVRESVYISLHQTHLPRLHDLGIVEYDRDLKEVELLDRARHVDLYMEVVTKHGITWAEYYRSLGILGLLTIVASEASVPLIEAVDPLLWGSGFLALFAGSTAYQLWAHRWNVLRALKR
- a CDS encoding ATPase, T2SS/T4P/T4SS family translates to MPLRDSLDRHLPFDVGADDATGPPTGDCGCVPTFETAPGSDAALDTGAGTTPGAGVTLVLDAEHCPLRGDLTTPDCRATVVSALTGRDAESVRVRADGLDRRYVGESATLLLAAGRFAEHVRTHDAELACLAHRHPRRAAHRATGRAGPVARTAAETGLTECVRRLDPPDESDGFGPRLSPTVAGSWVRRDPPTDAELADVTDLPTGGVARVYDTPRATRRYHLSPDWFEFPPAATATLGAAYRVLAAGEVSGGDRAPGRAVRAVVDRDEPGIDVPPSRITAVLRRHTRGLGVLEPLFADPRVSDVYATAPVTEGTLRVVVDDEPMATNVGLTQSGAESLASRFRRTSGRAFSRAEPTLDATVTPETDARDRVRVAGVTDPASDGPAFAFRAHDREAWTLPGLIASGTLPADAAALLSVAVERAVSGLIAGTRGAGKTTTLGALLWELPAVTRTVVVEDTPELPVAALQREDRDVQALRTTTDDGPSVSPTDALRTALRLGEGALVVGEVRGEEASVLYEAMRVGAGGSTVLGTIHGEGGESVKERVVADLGVPESSFAETDLLVTCSVGDGASGGRDAAGASTPGRHVASIEEVQRTDDGVGFDPLFTRTGSGTASGDASDNPPIGLAATGRIERGNSRLVAGLTRPEESYADLLDLLSDREALLADLAETDRTRPADVVAAYRDRRRR